From Passer domesticus isolate bPasDom1 chromosome 8, bPasDom1.hap1, whole genome shotgun sequence, a single genomic window includes:
- the LOC135305929 gene encoding serine/threonine-protein kinase pim-1-like, whose protein sequence is MAPGLDQEWCAQQEQGSDSSPVPGSGKAQQRLKERYRLGSLLGRGGFGNVFAATRLSDGAPVAIKRVPRYCVHHWGELVSERGAVLGRDELTPGRPDGTSAPLEIVLLDKVSSGFSGVVQLLEWVELPNDIFMVLERPEHCQDLHHFIQARGFLSEEVARQLFRQVLEAVRHCTSCGVLHRDIKPENILVDLATGQAKLIDFGCGTYLQETAYTHFAGTPSYSPPEWTRFGWYHGEPATIWSLGILLHEMVCGKM, encoded by the exons atggctcctggcctggatcaggaatggtgtgcccagcaggagcagggcagtgattcgtCCCCTGTGCCCGgctctg ggaaggcacagcagcgcctgaaggagcggtaccggctgggctcgctgctgggccggggcggATTCGGCAACGTCTTCgcagcaacgcggctctcggacggcgccccg gtggccatcaaaagggtgccacggtACTGCGTCCAtcactggggtgagctggtgagtgagcgaggtgctgtgctgggcagggatgagctgaCGCCCGGCAGG cccgacggcaccagcgctcccctggagattgtgctgctggacaaggtgtccagtggCTTCTCCGGCGTGGTCCAACTGCTGGAGTGGGTTGAGCTCCCCAACGACATCTtcatggtgctggagcggccggAGCACTGTCAGGACCTGCACCATTTCATTCAAGCACGGGGCTTCCTGTccgaggaggtggcgcggcagctgttccgccaggtgctggaggccgtgcggcactgcaccagctgcggggtcctgcaccgcgacatcaaaccagagaacatcctggttgacctggccaccgggcaggccaaattgattgactttggctgtggcacctacctgcaagagacagcctacactcactttgcag gaacaccatcatacagccccccggaatggacccgctttggctggtaccatggcgagccagctaccatctggtccctgggcatcctgctgcacgagatggtctgcgggaagatg